Genomic segment of Gloeocapsa sp. PCC 7428:
TAAAAGCGCGATCGCTGTTGTTAATATTATTCCCTACCGAGGTTAAAGAACGAACGTGTAGCAATTCATCACTCAAAGCTGCGTGGAGATAGCCGTTTGTTGCTAAAATTCGCCCCGATGCCATATCAAACGGACTTTGATCGTAAGCAGTGACTTTTCCTTTAGCTTCTTCAAGTAAGACAATTCCCGCCGTGATATCCCACGGTGAAAGTCCGCGTTCCCAGTAACCATCTAAGCGCCCACACGCGACATAAGCTAAATCAAGCGCAGCGGAGCCACTGCGGCGCACGCCTTGCGTAAGATGTGTAAGATGACAGAATTCTGCATAGTTGTTGTCTGGTGTTTCGCGGCGATCGTAGGCAAAACCTGTAACTAAAAGGCTTTTACTCAGTTCCTGCGTTTGGGAAACAGAAATTGGGCGGCGATCGCGTGTCGCGCCTAAGCCTCTTGCCGCCCGAAATAATTCTTGATGGAAAGGGTCGAAAATCACGCCTACTTGGGGAATCCCCGCAACGAGTAACCCAATTGATACGGCAAAACTAGGGTACTGGTGCGCGAAATTCGTTGTACCATCTAGGGGATCGATCGCCCATAGATAATCGCTGGTCGAATTTCCGACGTTACCTGATTCTTCTGCCAAAATTCCATGCTGCGGTACGTGACGCTGTAACACATCTAAAATGACGGCTTCGGAAGCTTTATCGGCTTGGGTGACTAAATCTCCAGGGCGTCCTTTTTCAACAACACCATCTAATGCGCCATAATAGCTTTGAACAACCGCGCCAGCAGCTAGCGCGGCTTCTGTCGCAATATCTAGATAAATTTGCAGTTGGGAAGTTGAAGTCATAATTGACGAGATTGAAATGGCAGCGATTGCGGAGGACACCTCCGCAATATTAACTACGGCGAAATTCTGCTGGAGTCAAACGCATTGGTTGAGAGGGATTCCAAATCCCCCGCTCCATGAGTCTAGCTGATTCTTGCGCGCGAGTCAGTTGCTGAGTGTACTTGTCATTAGGGTTTCTAGCAACAGCTAGAACATATCCCTGTGCGACAAGCCATTCATTTAACAATACTTTGTCATGCCACACATACGCTTGGTAGCGACCAAAACGGTCTTTTTGTTGCACGTCAAACTCTAGCAGAACATTGCTACCTTGAACAATTTTTTCTAATTGTTGTTTCGCCGTTTGTCCCCACGGCTGTTGTTGCAAATCGGGTGCGTCTACTCCGATGAGGCGGACTCGTGCATTAAAATTACGTTGCGCCTCTAAGCCGATGACTTCAAGTGTATTACCACTCACTACCCGCGTTACCTTAACAGTCTTACCTTGCGGTGTCGTTTTTGGCTGACACCCCAAAATCAAGAGTAGAAGCAGCACGCAAACAATTTTAAACGTAGCATAACTCTGACCTCTAATCTTCATCTAACGGTAAACCCGCCCGCACTTTTCCTTTACCAAAATAACGTCCGAATTGTAGTTCGTATACTTCATCTTCGTCTTGGGTTTCGACTTCCAAATCAGAAAGTGGGTAGCTAACGCACAACAATGCATAGCCTTTGGCGCGTAATTCGGGAGATAAGCCCATCGCTTCGGGTTGATAAATTTCTCCTGATAGCACTCGTACCGCACACGTTGTACAAGCACCATTACGGCAGGAAAATGGCAGTTCTACGCCCTGCTTTTCGGCATTTTGGAGGATATAGCCGTCTTCAGGAACTTCGAGCGTGTAGTTCTGATCACGCGCGCGATCGCGAATTTGAATTTTGTAATAACGAGTCATGAAGCTAATAAATTATCTATTCTTGCTGAATGTGCATGACTTCATTGTATAATTAGAATTTGTGACACCTGGAGAGGTGGCCGAGTGGTTGAAGGCGCAGCACTGGAAATGCTGTTTGGGGGCAACTTCAACGAGGGTTCGAATCCCTCCCTCTCCGTTTAAAACACAATTTGTGGAACTAGCTTGGCTTCTGTATCTGTTATCGTTAAATATCCAATTCCTAAAAAATCCTCGCCTTCCTGATAAATCCGCAACGGCGAGTTTAACGGTAACTCATCAGTAGCATTGTAAGAAACTTTTTGACCTTGACACCATTTTTGGGCGATCGCAGCAGGTAAGGTGACAGCATGAAGATGCTGTAATGCGCGTGTCGGTGGAATGAGTTGAAAGCTTCCTTGTTGAATTTGAGATTCTAATTGTTCAAATGTTAAACTATCGGCGATTTCAAAGCCACTGCTTTGCGTGCGGATGAGTTTGGCTAAAGTTCCACCAGTTTGTAAAATTCTACCCAAGTCGCGAGCGATCGCGCGAATATATGTTCCCGCACCACAGGCGATCGCCACCTCGATTTGCGGAAAATCTCCTGGGTACCAATTTAAAATCTCAATCTGAAATATTTCTACATTTCGTACAGGAATTTCAACGTTTTCTCCCGCGCGGGCAAGATCGTATAAACGTTTTCCTTGAACTTGAATTGCACTATAACGCGGCGGTATTTGCTCAATTTTGCCTTGAAATTGTTTGAGTGCGGTTGCAACTTGTTCTAGAGTTAAATTTGATACTGGCTGTGAGGTAATAACTTCCCCTTCCAGATCGTCGGTTATTGTCGTAATTCCTAGTTGAATCGTTGCTTGATAAGCTTTATTTCCTGGTAAAAATTGTAACAATCGGGTAGCTTTGCCTAAAGCGATCGGTAAAACTCCTGTCGCCGCAGGATCTAGTGTTCCACCGTGTCCAACACGCTTCATTTGTAAAAGTCGTCGTACGCGCGCGACGCAATCGTGAGAAGTGAACTCAGCGGGTTTGTTTAAATTGAGAAAACCTAGCACTAGTTGTTACGAAAAATAGTAAAACTTACGTATTGTATTTTGTACTACATAGCAATCGTTTGTTTTTACCATTTCCCTTTGCTGAAAAGACAGAAGATAAGTCATCAGTGAGACGGTTCTAATTTGCTTTTACAAAGTACAGCACTCCCTCACTCGTACCACCTTTATAAAATAACATTAAACGACCTGAAGCATCAGTCGCAATACAACGTACCGATTGGAGAGCAAAAAAGAATTGAGATTCCTGATTCATTACTTGTTCGTCACAGCGCATTCGAGTTGCACTTAATGCGCCTACAGAAAGTTGATTATTCACCAAATTATAGGAGCCGTTGAAACTATTACATCCCCCAGAACCATTTACTTGATTGTTTTCAAAACGCAGAGATATCTTGGTTTTGGGTACAAGAGTGACAACAGACCCTTGACGTTCCCAACGTTCAAGTTGCCAAGAAGAATTTTTCAAAGCTATATCAGACTGCGAAGAGGATTCGGAGGACATAGGAAGTAATTGGGTTAAAGAAGACGTTGTACCAGCCAATAAACTAAGACTGTAGCTTAAGACAACCCCCGTGGTAATTAAGATAGAACTCAATGGTACTAAAAAAAGTTTGAGTGCAACCATCTTTGTTCGCATGATGGATAACCTCTTATCTATAAATGAAGTAGAAATTGAATATCCCTATCCTCTTTTTTCAAAGCTAGGTAAAACTTAAAGACACTTTTTTCCTGTTTCCTGTTCCCTCTACAATCGCGTATAAAGAGAGTAAAATAGAACGCTGTCAGAATGAGAATGCTGTGATTAGAAAAAAGTAGAAATCTCAGTCGATAAAAGTCTGTGCAATTATAAACTTACAAGCAATTGCTACTATAGCAGTCTCGTTGGGGTAGTTAGGACATTGAAGGTACGAATAACCATTACCCTAACTAATGTTCAACCCTGACCTCAGACCTCTATGGGCAAGGCAGTGCCTTGCCCCCCTGACCTCTGCTATGTATTTATTTTGGTTCAATCCAATAATTTTTTATATTATAATAAATGCCTTTAATAGGCGGCGAGATTGTAACCTCTAAAGGCATTAATTGCAAACAATTAATAACACCTAACTATTGGTAAATATTAATTACAATATCCTAGTTGTTGAAAAGTCTGGGAGCTACCCGAAGGTCTTGAGGAGCATAATGTGTTCAGCAAAGAACCAATATTGCCGGCTCCAAAAGTACCATAACTACTAGAAGGGTATTGTGTATTTTGTGCAAATTGAGACGAGTAATTATCTTTTGGCGAATTTGGATCAATAGAACCCCAAGAAGTGACACCGACAATTACGTTAGGTATAGATGCATTGCCTGCATTTGCTCCTCCAGAGAAAGCGGGCTCTTGATATCCAAAATTAGCTAACCAAGCTCCTCCACTTGCGCCACCAGTAAAATTACTACCTTGATAGATTTGCTTAGCACCACTAACTGTGGTCAGATAACTAGGCCCATCAGATCTTTGCATAATCCGACCTGAATCTGATAATGCTGGATATCCAGTGGTGGTAAGTGCAGCAACTGATAAATTACCTGTACGACTAGAGCTAACAAATGAATAATTATTCCAACCGTAAGTTAAATATCCAGTTATATCTCCAATAAACTGACCTTGGGAATTCTTGCGCAAAGCAATAACCGCTAAGTCATTGTTTCTAGCCGCTCCACTTCCTGTATCGGTTCCGTTTGCCCAAGAAGCAGGTCTCACAAGTGATTCCCAAGCCCAACTTCCATAGGGAGCAGAGCCATTATAAGATGCTGGTGTAAATGTGAAACCTGAGAAAAGACTTGTACCAGTGCCAAAGTCCTGAATGCAGTGTGCAGCAGTGACAATTACACTTCTACGAATTAAAGTTGCAGAACAATGAGTAGTTCTAGAACCGATGTTGAATGTGAGCCTTCCCATAGTGCGATAAGGATAAGTAGCGCTGAGGTAGGCATTAGAACCAGCACCTACGGCTGAAGTAGGCAGATGTGACACTCTTTTGGAAGTGTATGGTACTGAAAAAGAGCCAAAAGCTTGAGGAATAATAGAGTTATCTGCTGAATTTGTAGAAAACTCTCCATTCATGCGATTTCCTTGATTAGAAACCTTCCCTGGTGTCGCTACTCCTGGCGTTACTCCACTTTGGTTGATTTCTGCTTGGCTAGATGGAGTGAGATTAGGAAGATATAGTGGTGCTAGAGAATTCCTGTGTGGCAAAGAGTTTTTGATCGCCGTTGGAGACAACGGTTGTTGTTGTCCTACTACGACTACGGCAACATCACGGTTTTGGGCAAGTGCCTCAGATCCATAACTACTTAGCAAACTTAGTAGTAATCCAGTTGATGCAATAGTTAATGACTGTGTAATTGATATGTGCATATTGTTCATGATTAATTTATTAAGCACAGAAATTTATGGCAACAGTTAATTTTTTGGCTCAGCGCTTTGGTGAGCAATAATTCGTCACTGTGGGATGCGATAGCCTATTAATCATTTACCATTCATAAACATTGAAACTCCTTCTCAAAACTTGGCTGCAAGGTGTCCCTCAACGTCAAATCTTGCCTTTCCGGAAGTATCCAAGATTTTGTAACATTTATTCATGTCAAGCTATGTAAAACTACATAGCTTGTAAAACCAGAGGCGAAAAACAGTGAAGT
This window contains:
- a CDS encoding 2Fe-2S iron-sulfur cluster-binding protein, producing MTRYYKIQIRDRARDQNYTLEVPEDGYILQNAEKQGVELPFSCRNGACTTCAVRVLSGEIYQPEAMGLSPELRAKGYALLCVSYPLSDLEVETQDEDEVYELQFGRYFGKGKVRAGLPLDED
- a CDS encoding inositol monophosphatase family protein, yielding MMTSTSQLQIYLDIATEAALAAGAVVQSYYGALDGVVEKGRPGDLVTQADKASEAVILDVLQRHVPQHGILAEESGNVGNSTSDYLWAIDPLDGTTNFAHQYPSFAVSIGLLVAGIPQVGVIFDPFHQELFRAARGLGATRDRRPISVSQTQELSKSLLVTGFAYDRRETPDNNYAEFCHLTHLTQGVRRSGSAALDLAYVACGRLDGYWERGLSPWDITAGIVLLEEAKGKVTAYDQSPFDMASGRILATNGYLHAALSDELLHVRSLTSVGNNINNSDRAFSYESPT
- a CDS encoding thermonuclease family protein, with the protein product MLLLLLILGCQPKTTPQGKTVKVTRVVSGNTLEVIGLEAQRNFNARVRLIGVDAPDLQQQPWGQTAKQQLEKIVQGSNVLLEFDVQQKDRFGRYQAYVWHDKVLLNEWLVAQGYVLAVARNPNDKYTQQLTRAQESARLMERGIWNPSQPMRLTPAEFRRS
- a CDS encoding META domain-containing protein, whose product is MVALKLFLVPLSSILITTGVVLSYSLSLLAGTTSSLTQLLPMSSESSSQSDIALKNSSWQLERWERQGSVVTLVPKTKISLRFENNQVNGSGGCNSFNGSYNLVNNQLSVGALSATRMRCDEQVMNQESQFFFALQSVRCIATDASGRLMLFYKGGTSEGVLYFVKAN
- the truB gene encoding tRNA pseudouridine(55) synthase TruB is translated as MLGFLNLNKPAEFTSHDCVARVRRLLQMKRVGHGGTLDPAATGVLPIALGKATRLLQFLPGNKAYQATIQLGITTITDDLEGEVITSQPVSNLTLEQVATALKQFQGKIEQIPPRYSAIQVQGKRLYDLARAGENVEIPVRNVEIFQIEILNWYPGDFPQIEVAIACGAGTYIRAIARDLGRILQTGGTLAKLIRTQSSGFEIADSLTFEQLESQIQQGSFQLIPPTRALQHLHAVTLPAAIAQKWCQGQKVSYNATDELPLNSPLRIYQEGEDFLGIGYLTITDTEAKLVPQIVF
- a CDS encoding serine protease: MNNMHISITQSLTIASTGLLLSLLSSYGSEALAQNRDVAVVVVGQQQPLSPTAIKNSLPHRNSLAPLYLPNLTPSSQAEINQSGVTPGVATPGKVSNQGNRMNGEFSTNSADNSIIPQAFGSFSVPYTSKRVSHLPTSAVGAGSNAYLSATYPYRTMGRLTFNIGSRTTHCSATLIRRSVIVTAAHCIQDFGTGTSLFSGFTFTPASYNGSAPYGSWAWESLVRPASWANGTDTGSGAARNNDLAVIALRKNSQGQFIGDITGYLTYGWNNYSFVSSSRTGNLSVAALTTTGYPALSDSGRIMQRSDGPSYLTTVSGAKQIYQGSNFTGGASGGAWLANFGYQEPAFSGGANAGNASIPNVIVGVTSWGSIDPNSPKDNYSSQFAQNTQYPSSSYGTFGAGNIGSLLNTLCSSRPSGSSQTFQQLGYCN